From one Prochlorococcus marinus str. MIT 0912 genomic stretch:
- the psbP gene encoding photosystem II reaction center PsbP: MIKFLRTSFKSLLAMALVLTLGACSTGGAAGLEPFKSQDGRYGFLFPTGWTRVAVDNGPEVVYHDLINSDETLSLVISKLENEVDLDDLGGADAVGERLFGEKNSNNPIQLIDATEREVDERKFYDLEYSVDLEENSRHEIATVVIDRGYLYTLAASTKEQRWSKMQDTFKRVVSSFTFFI; this comes from the coding sequence ATGATCAAATTTCTACGAACATCTTTTAAATCTCTTTTGGCTATGGCTCTAGTCTTGACCCTCGGAGCATGCTCTACGGGGGGAGCGGCAGGGTTGGAACCTTTTAAAAGTCAAGATGGACGTTATGGTTTCCTTTTCCCAACAGGGTGGACGAGAGTTGCTGTGGATAATGGTCCAGAGGTTGTTTATCATGACTTGATAAACTCCGATGAAACTCTTAGTCTTGTTATTTCTAAATTGGAGAATGAAGTAGATTTAGATGATTTGGGTGGAGCGGATGCGGTAGGGGAAAGACTCTTTGGTGAAAAAAATAGTAATAATCCTATTCAATTAATAGATGCCACAGAGAGAGAAGTGGATGAACGCAAATTCTATGATCTTGAATACTCTGTTGATTTAGAAGAAAATAGTAGGCACGAAATAGCTACTGTCGTTATAGATAGAGGTTATTTATATACGCTTGCTGCTAGCACCAAAGAACAACGCTGGTCAAAGATGCAAGATACTTTTAAAAGAGTAGTCAGTTCTTTTACTTTTTTCATCTAA
- the lysA gene encoding diaminopimelate decarboxylase, protein MHGSKAFEPKVDIDSPNRNIAPISSEINENEKLVVGGCQLSELAKKYGTPLYVFDELSLRTACKTYISSLKKHYPGESLPLYASKANSSLAICAVIASEGFGLDAVSEGELLTALKGGVKGQDIVFHGNNKSHDELNLAYKNNVTIVLDNYHDIELLKNIASDNSPAKLMLRFTPGIECHTHEYIKTGHLDSKFGFDPDELKSVLEELKTYNWANLSGLHAHIGSQIFEVQPHIDLADVMADALKLAEEIGHSITDLNLGGGLGIKYVQEDNPPSIEEWVEVISHAVVKACRERNLNLPRLMCEPGRSLVANSGLTLYKIGAKKIVPGVRTYLSIDGGMSDNPRPITYQSLYSACLVDKPLNKNLEKVTIAGKHCESGDILLKDFLLPSCESGEFLAVFGTGAYNYSMSSNYNRIPRPATIMVGKGSAELTQRRELPEDLLQLDVLPDRFIPKS, encoded by the coding sequence ATGCACGGATCAAAGGCTTTTGAACCTAAAGTGGATATAGATAGTCCAAATCGAAACATAGCTCCTATTTCTTCAGAAATTAATGAGAATGAAAAATTAGTTGTTGGTGGTTGTCAGCTTAGTGAACTCGCAAAAAAATATGGCACACCTCTATATGTCTTTGATGAGTTGTCACTTAGGACTGCATGCAAAACTTATATTTCTTCTTTGAAAAAACATTATCCTGGAGAATCACTTCCTCTATATGCTTCAAAAGCAAATAGCTCACTAGCTATTTGTGCAGTTATTGCTTCTGAGGGGTTTGGACTTGATGCAGTATCAGAAGGTGAATTACTTACTGCTTTAAAGGGCGGTGTGAAAGGGCAAGATATTGTTTTTCATGGAAATAACAAATCTCATGATGAATTGAATCTTGCCTATAAAAATAATGTCACGATTGTTTTAGATAATTATCACGATATTGAGCTGCTAAAGAATATTGCCTCTGATAACAGCCCAGCAAAGTTAATGTTGAGGTTTACTCCTGGCATTGAATGTCATACACATGAATATATTAAGACTGGACATTTGGATAGTAAATTCGGTTTTGACCCCGATGAGCTTAAGTCAGTTCTAGAAGAATTAAAAACATATAACTGGGCAAATTTATCTGGTTTACATGCACACATAGGGTCTCAAATTTTTGAGGTTCAACCCCATATTGATCTTGCTGATGTTATGGCTGATGCTTTAAAGCTTGCGGAGGAAATTGGTCACTCAATAACTGATTTAAATCTAGGTGGCGGTCTAGGAATAAAATATGTACAAGAAGATAATCCTCCTTCAATTGAAGAATGGGTTGAAGTTATTTCTCATGCTGTTGTTAAAGCTTGTAGGGAAAGAAATTTAAATTTGCCAAGATTAATGTGCGAACCTGGCAGATCTCTTGTAGCTAATTCAGGACTCACTCTTTACAAAATTGGAGCTAAAAAAATTGTTCCTGGCGTTAGAACTTATTTATCTATTGATGGAGGGATGAGTGATAATCCGCGTCCAATAACATATCAGTCTCTATATAGTGCCTGTTTAGTAGATAAACCATTAAATAAAAATCTTGAAAAAGTTACTATCGCTGGTAAGCATTGTGAGTCTGGAGATATTTTATTGAAAGATTTTCTTCTTCCGTCTTGTGAAAGTGGAGAGTTTCTTGCTGTGTTTGGAACAGGTGCATACAATTATTCAATGAGTTCCAATTACAATAGAATACCAAGACCTGCAACAATTATGGTTGGGAAAGGTTCGGCCGAATTGACTCAAAGGAGAGAACTTCCTGAAGATCTATTGCAATTAGATGTATTACCTGATCGCTTTATTCCCAAGAGTTAG
- the bioB gene encoding biotin synthase BioB — protein MTLINPNIQASNKFTFKDESYLDFNSIKGGDIRHDWSLKEVKQILDLPLMDLLWRAQIVHRSYNPGYKVQLASLLSVKTGGCSEDCSYCPQSVHNETSVEPIPALQVKSVLNRARAAKDAGADRFCMGWAWREIKDGKAFDSMLEMIRGVRELGLEACVTAGMITDSQASRLAEAGLTAYNHNLDTSPEHYSNIISTRTYQDRLETLKRVRMAGITVCCGGIIGMGESVSDRASLLKVLATLDPHPESVPINALVSVEGTPMEDMSSIDPLEMVRMVATARIIMPKSRIRLSAGRQQLGREAQILCLQSGADSIFYGDTLLTTSNPEVEADRKLLADAGINANFSLEK, from the coding sequence ATGACTCTAATCAATCCTAATATTCAGGCATCTAATAAATTCACTTTCAAAGATGAATCATACTTAGATTTTAATTCCATAAAAGGTGGAGATATTAGACATGATTGGTCGTTAAAGGAAGTAAAACAAATACTTGATCTGCCATTAATGGATTTATTGTGGAGAGCTCAAATAGTTCATAGGTCTTACAACCCAGGTTACAAAGTTCAACTTGCTTCTCTACTAAGTGTGAAGACAGGTGGGTGCTCAGAAGACTGCTCATATTGCCCCCAATCTGTGCACAACGAAACTAGTGTTGAACCTATCCCTGCTCTTCAAGTTAAGTCAGTCCTTAATAGAGCAAGGGCGGCTAAAGATGCGGGCGCAGACAGATTTTGTATGGGTTGGGCTTGGCGTGAGATCAAAGACGGAAAAGCGTTCGATTCAATGCTTGAAATGATTAGAGGTGTTAGAGAGCTTGGTCTTGAAGCATGCGTTACCGCTGGGATGATTACTGATTCACAAGCCTCGAGATTGGCAGAAGCAGGTTTAACAGCTTATAACCACAATTTAGATACAAGTCCTGAGCATTATTCGAACATTATTTCAACAAGAACATATCAAGATCGACTCGAAACATTAAAAAGAGTACGTATGGCTGGAATTACAGTTTGTTGTGGTGGGATTATTGGGATGGGCGAATCTGTCTCTGATAGAGCCTCTTTACTCAAAGTTTTAGCAACTTTAGACCCACATCCAGAGAGTGTCCCTATTAACGCTTTGGTTTCTGTAGAGGGAACACCAATGGAAGACATGTCTTCCATTGATCCTTTGGAGATGGTTCGTATGGTTGCAACAGCAAGGATTATCATGCCTAAGAGTCGAATAAGACTTAGCGCAGGAAGACAACAATTAGGTAGAGAAGCTCAGATACTATGTCTACAATCTGGAGCTGATTCTATTTTTTATGGAGATACGCTTTTGACAACTAGTAACCCTGAGGTTGAGGCTGACCGAAAGCTTTTGGCTGATGCTGGAATTAATGCGAATTTCTCTCTAGAAAAGTAG
- the lipA gene encoding lipoyl synthase translates to MTTTIRKTTKYSSFFPEERLPNWIKPSIGNASQLEKVQKLVKENRLHTICEEGRCPNRGECYAAGTATFLLGGSICTRSCAFCQVEKGKSPEKINIFEAEKVANAVQVLNLKYVVLTAVARDDLPDHGASLFTTTMDAIRSLNPSVAIEVLTPDFWGGDNKDNNKKQRERLKLVLSADPICFNHNLETVKRLQREVRRGATYEHSLNLLKSAREIAPQIPTKSGIMLGLGEKFHEIIQTLKDLREVDCQYLTIGQYLRPSLAHIPVSHYWAPRKFSDFADIAKGLGFKKVNSGPLVRSSYHANETLH, encoded by the coding sequence ATGACTACAACCATACGAAAAACCACTAAATACAGTAGCTTCTTCCCAGAAGAACGTTTACCTAATTGGATCAAACCATCCATTGGCAATGCATCTCAATTAGAAAAAGTTCAAAAACTTGTAAAGGAAAACAGATTACATACAATTTGCGAGGAAGGAAGGTGTCCGAACAGAGGCGAATGTTACGCCGCCGGTACAGCTACTTTTTTATTAGGTGGCTCAATCTGTACAAGGAGCTGTGCATTTTGCCAGGTAGAGAAGGGGAAGTCACCCGAAAAAATAAATATCTTTGAGGCAGAAAAAGTTGCGAATGCTGTTCAAGTTTTGAATCTCAAATATGTGGTACTAACCGCAGTCGCAAGAGATGATTTACCTGATCACGGTGCAAGTCTATTCACGACAACAATGGATGCAATTAGATCATTGAATCCTAGTGTTGCGATAGAGGTACTAACACCAGATTTCTGGGGTGGAGACAACAAGGATAATAACAAGAAGCAAAGAGAGCGACTTAAGCTAGTTCTCTCTGCTGATCCTATTTGCTTTAACCATAATCTTGAGACTGTTAAAAGACTTCAAAGAGAAGTCAGACGAGGAGCTACTTACGAACACTCACTCAATCTTCTCAAATCTGCCAGGGAAATTGCTCCCCAGATCCCCACAAAATCAGGAATAATGCTTGGTCTTGGAGAAAAATTTCATGAAATCATTCAAACTCTAAAAGACCTTAGAGAAGTAGACTGTCAATATCTGACCATCGGTCAATATTTACGACCTTCACTTGCCCATATTCCAGTTTCTCATTATTGGGCACCAAGAAAATTTAGTGATTTTGCAGACATCGCAAAGGGATTAGGTTTCAAGAAAGTAAACAGTGGTCCATTAGTAAGAAGCAGTTACCATGCAAATGAAACCTTACATTAG
- a CDS encoding DEAD/DEAH box helicase, translated as MTNKDLHEDSSCPEDQDDLTESTEEILDEGDQNPENGFSEFNFSEELIQTISDQGYSSPTPIQKAAIPELLLGRDLVGQAQTGTGKTAAFALPILERLKKNIGHPQVLVLAPTRELAMQVAESFRTYSAGHPHFKVLAIYGGSDFRNQINTLRRGVDVVVGTPGRVMDHMRQKTLNTSHLSCLVLDEADEMLRMGFIDDVEWILEQLPEERQLVLFSATMPSEIRRLSKKYLNSPAEITIKATELKERLIRQRYISVQNVYKVNALQRVLEAVSEEGVIIFARTKAITIVVAEKLESFGYNVAVLNGDIPQNQRERTVERLRQGSINILVATDVAARGLDVDRIGLVINYDMPFDREAYVHRIGRTGRAGRNGEAILFVNPRERSFLNNLERAVGQPIEKMDIPDNELINRNRIKKLQEKLVKAATTQRDNPEEANILEELIKNVEKELDIDPKDLTLAALNLAIGFNALLENGNEDWIRQSAQRNTRNDRRDNKFKQRRRGDFDNSRLEDDMDRFRVEVGHRDRVKPGNLVGAIANEAGLKGRSIGRIRIFENYSLVDLPKQMPDKIFQALKKVKVMNRELQINRAD; from the coding sequence ATGACAAATAAAGATTTACATGAGGATTCCTCATGTCCAGAAGATCAAGATGATCTCACAGAATCTACTGAGGAAATATTGGATGAAGGTGATCAAAATCCAGAAAATGGATTTTCTGAATTTAATTTTAGTGAAGAACTAATTCAAACAATCTCTGATCAAGGATACTCATCACCCACTCCGATACAAAAAGCTGCAATTCCTGAATTACTTCTTGGTAGAGATTTAGTAGGACAAGCTCAAACAGGTACAGGAAAAACAGCTGCATTTGCGTTGCCAATCCTTGAAAGACTGAAAAAAAATATTGGACACCCACAAGTTTTAGTTCTAGCTCCAACTCGCGAGTTGGCTATGCAGGTAGCTGAATCATTTCGTACATATTCAGCTGGTCATCCTCATTTTAAAGTACTTGCAATATATGGAGGCTCAGATTTCCGAAATCAAATTAACACTCTTAGGAGGGGAGTTGATGTAGTCGTAGGGACTCCGGGGCGAGTAATGGATCATATGCGCCAAAAGACTCTCAATACTAGCCATTTAAGTTGTTTAGTTCTAGATGAAGCTGATGAAATGTTAAGGATGGGATTCATTGATGATGTTGAGTGGATTTTAGAGCAATTGCCAGAAGAAAGACAGCTAGTTTTATTCTCTGCGACGATGCCATCTGAGATAAGAAGATTATCAAAAAAATATTTAAATAGTCCTGCGGAAATAACTATAAAAGCAACTGAATTAAAGGAAAGACTTATTAGGCAAAGGTATATAAGTGTTCAAAATGTTTATAAAGTTAATGCACTTCAAAGAGTACTTGAAGCTGTATCAGAAGAAGGAGTAATAATATTTGCTAGAACAAAAGCTATTACAATTGTAGTAGCTGAAAAATTAGAATCATTTGGATATAATGTAGCCGTTTTAAATGGAGATATTCCTCAAAATCAAAGGGAACGAACAGTTGAAAGATTAAGACAGGGTTCTATAAATATCTTAGTAGCTACAGATGTTGCAGCAAGGGGACTCGACGTAGATCGAATTGGTTTAGTAATTAATTATGACATGCCATTTGATCGCGAAGCATATGTTCATAGAATTGGCAGAACTGGTCGTGCAGGAAGAAATGGTGAAGCAATTCTTTTTGTTAACCCAAGAGAAAGATCATTCTTAAATAATCTTGAAAGAGCTGTAGGTCAACCAATTGAGAAAATGGATATTCCAGACAATGAACTAATCAATAGGAACCGAATTAAGAAGCTACAAGAAAAATTAGTAAAAGCTGCCACAACACAGAGAGATAACCCTGAAGAGGCTAATATTTTAGAAGAATTAATAAAAAATGTTGAAAAAGAATTAGATATAGATCCAAAAGACTTAACACTTGCCGCATTAAATTTAGCAATCGGTTTTAATGCACTACTTGAGAATGGGAATGAGGATTGGATCAGGCAATCAGCTCAAAGGAATACAAGAAATGATCGAAGAGACAATAAATTTAAACAACGTCGAAGAGGTGATTTTGATAACAGCAGGCTTGAAGATGATATGGACAGATTCAGGGTTGAAGTTGGGCACCGAGATAGAGTTAAGCCTGGAAATCTAGTTGGAGCAATTGCAAACGAAGCCGGACTAAAAGGAAGATCTATAGGCAGAATAAGAATATTTGAAAATTACAGCCTAGTAGACTTGCCAAAACAAATGCCTGATAAAATTTTTCAAGCTCTAAAGAAAGTCAAAGTAATGAATAGGGAATTACAAATAAACAGAGCGGACTAA
- the cdaA gene encoding diadenylate cyclase CdaA yields the protein MNFWWFINLRVLLDVLFASSLGVLLFTRVKEQRTLWLLRGYLFLVSLAWFVQRFANLPITSKLVDALVLACSLSLAILWQGELRRLMELLGTGRLAVILGNTQKEFRASSNTFAQLTEAAGRLSQNRKGALIVVDMGSDLRPEDFLFPGVPIDAQLSSELLLNLFATDTPLHDGAVLVKGNRIISAGVILPLSRQGISRYGTRHLAALGITERFDRCICVVVSEESGTLSLASQGRLERPITSSRLLDLLKELLDPSNVSGSKSTSINSSVKTTSSNIESKVAKSRVNLGQINDSKESLN from the coding sequence GTGAATTTCTGGTGGTTTATAAACTTGCGTGTTCTCCTTGATGTCTTATTTGCTTCTTCTCTTGGAGTTCTTCTTTTTACAAGAGTAAAAGAACAAAGAACATTATGGCTTTTAAGAGGCTATCTCTTCCTGGTCTCATTAGCGTGGTTCGTTCAAAGATTTGCAAATTTACCAATTACATCAAAACTTGTAGATGCTTTGGTATTAGCTTGTTCATTATCTTTGGCAATTTTATGGCAAGGAGAATTAAGGAGATTAATGGAATTATTAGGCACTGGACGATTGGCTGTGATCCTTGGAAATACTCAAAAAGAATTTAGGGCAAGTTCTAATACTTTCGCTCAATTAACTGAAGCTGCAGGTCGCTTATCACAAAATAGAAAAGGAGCATTGATTGTTGTTGATATGGGTAGTGACTTACGTCCTGAAGATTTCCTTTTCCCTGGAGTTCCCATTGACGCGCAATTGTCATCTGAATTGTTATTGAATCTTTTTGCAACTGACACCCCTCTTCATGATGGAGCGGTTTTAGTAAAGGGAAATAGAATTATTTCAGCAGGTGTGATTTTGCCCCTTTCAAGGCAAGGAATTAGTAGGTACGGAACTAGACATTTGGCGGCTCTAGGCATAACTGAAAGATTTGATCGATGTATTTGTGTTGTAGTTTCAGAAGAATCGGGTACCTTATCTTTAGCTAGTCAAGGAAGACTAGAAAGACCTATTACTAGCAGTCGATTACTTGACCTTTTGAAGGAATTGTTGGATCCTTCAAACGTGTCTGGATCTAAGTCCACCAGCATTAATTCTTCTGTGAAAACAACTTCCTCTAATATTGAATCCAAAGTTGCTAAATCAAGAGTTAATCTTGGGCAAATTAATGACAGCAAGGAGTCTTTGAATTGA
- a CDS encoding ABC transporter ATP-binding protein yields the protein MYTSNSKRKNPLTRLLSNLKSQKLLIYSAVACSILNKFFDLAPPVLIGISVDVVVRKESSWLGSIGFNTVPAQLIALAIISFLIWTAESFFEYLYGLMWRNLAQKTQHFLRIKAYDHLQKLEMTFFESDNTGRLMTVLNDDINQLERFLDEGANKIIQLIITVFIVGGAMILLAPGIAFLAFIPIPFILWGSINFQKNLAPRYREVRDRAGDLASRLNNNLSGMLTIKSFATEDWELERLRLDSNLYQESNRKAIKLSAAFIPLIRFAILFAFLAILIAGGFQTWKGLMPVGTYSFLVFITQRLLWPLTTLGHILDDYQRSMASTNRVLDLIDTPIKIKPGKIKLDPKNVQGSIKFIKVDFTYQGRSQIINNFNLDISPGKKIGIVGATGSGKSTLVKLLLRLYKISKGSIEIDGNSIESLDLKSLRRCISLVSQETYLFQGTIEENISYGSHNVDNSKIKNAADIAEATEFINQLPQGLKTIVGERGQRLSGGQRQRIAIARAILKNSPILVLDEATASVDNETEAAIQRSLKKITNSCTTIVIAHRLSTVIDADEIIVLDKGKIIEKGTHICLLKNKGFYYYLWKIQAGENNT from the coding sequence ATGTATACTTCAAATTCAAAAAGAAAAAACCCCTTAACTAGACTTTTAAGTAATCTTAAAAGTCAAAAGCTTCTAATTTATTCAGCTGTTGCTTGCTCTATATTAAATAAATTTTTTGATCTTGCACCGCCTGTATTAATTGGTATATCTGTTGATGTAGTAGTAAGGAAAGAAAGTTCTTGGCTTGGCTCTATTGGGTTTAATACTGTCCCAGCTCAGTTAATTGCACTTGCAATAATTTCATTTTTGATTTGGACAGCTGAATCATTCTTTGAATATTTATATGGATTAATGTGGAGAAATTTAGCTCAAAAGACACAGCACTTTTTAAGAATAAAAGCATATGATCATTTACAAAAATTAGAAATGACATTTTTTGAATCAGACAATACAGGAAGACTTATGACTGTGCTGAATGACGATATCAACCAACTAGAAAGATTCTTAGATGAAGGCGCTAATAAAATTATTCAATTAATAATTACTGTTTTTATTGTTGGTGGTGCAATGATTTTATTAGCGCCAGGAATTGCATTTCTAGCATTCATCCCTATTCCATTTATTCTTTGGGGTTCGATTAATTTTCAGAAAAACCTTGCTCCTCGTTATCGTGAAGTCAGAGATAGAGCTGGAGACCTTGCCTCAAGACTGAATAACAACCTAAGTGGAATGCTTACTATTAAAAGTTTCGCTACTGAGGATTGGGAACTAGAAAGATTAAGGTTGGATAGTAATTTATATCAAGAAAGTAATAGAAAAGCAATTAAATTATCGGCAGCATTTATACCGTTAATTAGATTCGCAATATTATTTGCTTTCCTTGCAATATTAATTGCTGGAGGCTTCCAAACTTGGAAAGGATTAATGCCAGTGGGAACATATAGTTTTTTAGTATTTATTACTCAAAGATTATTGTGGCCTTTGACAACATTAGGGCATATTTTGGATGATTATCAAAGATCAATGGCCTCAACAAATAGAGTTTTAGATTTAATAGATACTCCAATTAAAATTAAACCTGGAAAAATCAAATTAGATCCTAAGAATGTTCAGGGTTCAATAAAATTTATAAAAGTAGATTTTACCTATCAAGGCCGATCTCAAATTATAAACAACTTTAATTTAGATATTAGTCCTGGAAAAAAAATAGGTATTGTAGGAGCTACTGGTTCTGGTAAAAGTACACTTGTAAAACTGCTATTAAGGCTTTATAAAATCAGTAAAGGTTCAATAGAAATTGATGGAAACTCAATTGAATCATTGGATTTAAAAAGTCTAAGACGATGCATTTCATTAGTAAGCCAGGAAACATATTTATTCCAAGGCACAATTGAAGAAAATATTTCTTATGGATCACATAATGTTGATAATTCTAAAATTAAAAATGCGGCAGACATTGCCGAAGCAACTGAATTTATCAATCAACTACCACAAGGCCTAAAAACAATAGTTGGAGAGAGAGGACAAAGGTTATCTGGCGGACAAAGACAAAGAATTGCTATCGCAAGGGCAATCTTAAAAAACTCCCCAATATTAGTACTAGATGAAGCAACAGCATCTGTGGATAATGAAACTGAAGCCGCGATTCAAAGATCTTTAAAGAAGATAACAAATAGTTGTACTACAATTGTTATTGCACATCGTTTAAGCACAGTAATAGATGCTGACGAAATTATAGTTTTAGATAAAGGTAAAATCATCGAGAAAGGAACACATATTTGCCTTCTAAAAAATAAAGGTTTCTATTACTACCTTTGGAAAATTCAAGCCGGTGAAAATAATACTTAA
- a CDS encoding rhodanese-related sulfurtransferase, which yields MKTEESLKKVEYQVAAFYKFLSLLDEDIVLIKEELSELAKNKEIKGTTLIASEGINGTVCASENAIKQFIERLKQLLKISDIDVKYSWTEKQAFRRFKARKKKEIVTIGLKQINPTKSVGKYIKAGEWNEFLEDPNSVVIDTRNEYEIKIGNFAGALNPHTSSFREFPAWVQKHLKPLIEENPSLKIGMYCTGGIRCEKATSYLIEEGFSDVHHLEGGILKYLENVSPEKSLWDGECFVFDQRVSLDHELSPGSHTMCHACGLPISPEDLKKPTYIKGLQCEACVNKYTDSDRARFAERQRQIDEIMKRLPENSIWPSS from the coding sequence ATGAAAACAGAGGAGAGTCTCAAGAAAGTTGAATACCAAGTCGCAGCGTTCTACAAATTTTTGTCGTTACTTGATGAAGATATTGTTTTAATTAAAGAAGAATTGTCGGAATTAGCAAAGAATAAAGAAATAAAAGGAACAACCTTAATAGCTTCTGAAGGAATTAATGGTACAGTTTGTGCTAGTGAAAATGCTATTAAGCAATTTATTGAAAGATTAAAACAATTATTAAAGATATCTGATATTGACGTTAAATATAGTTGGACTGAGAAACAGGCCTTTAGACGCTTCAAGGCTCGTAAGAAAAAAGAAATCGTCACGATTGGGCTAAAACAAATTAATCCGACTAAATCTGTGGGTAAATATATAAAAGCTGGTGAATGGAATGAGTTTTTAGAAGATCCAAATAGTGTCGTTATTGATACCCGCAATGAGTATGAAATTAAAATTGGAAACTTTGCAGGAGCTTTAAATCCTCACACAAGCTCATTTCGTGAATTTCCCGCATGGGTACAAAAGCATTTAAAACCTTTAATCGAAGAGAATCCCTCTTTAAAAATAGGAATGTATTGTACAGGTGGAATAAGATGCGAAAAAGCCACTTCGTATTTAATAGAAGAAGGCTTTTCAGATGTTCATCATCTTGAGGGTGGGATTCTTAAATATCTTGAAAATGTTTCTCCAGAAAAGAGTTTATGGGATGGTGAGTGCTTTGTTTTTGATCAACGTGTCTCTTTAGATCATGAACTATCACCGGGTTCACACACTATGTGTCATGCTTGTGGATTACCTATCTCCCCTGAGGATTTGAAAAAACCAACGTATATTAAAGGCTTACAATGCGAGGCTTGTGTCAATAAATATACAGATAGCGATAGAGCTAGATTTGCTGAAAGACAACGTCAAATTGATGAGATAATGAAACGTCTACCAGAGAATTCTATCTGGCCATCTTCATGA
- a CDS encoding isoprenyl transferase — MTYPSVISTDNSRKVSPLPKDLDRLRMPNHIAVIMDGNGRWAKAKGLPRTIGHTAGVEALKTTLHLCSNWGIGALTVYAFSTENWSRPSEEVNFLMTLFESALKRELTNLKAEEVKINFLGDLDPLPIALKDLIKESVESTSNNKGIHFNVCTNYGGRRELVRAAQKLAERSVKGELDPSLIDENVFASELFTASEVDPDLLIRTSGEKRISNFLLWQLAYAEIHVTDVLWPDFNSDTLTKALLDYQSRRRRFGGV, encoded by the coding sequence TTGACTTACCCTTCTGTAATAAGCACAGATAATTCTAGAAAGGTATCCCCATTACCTAAAGATTTAGATCGTCTTCGTATGCCCAATCATATTGCGGTTATTATGGATGGAAATGGGAGGTGGGCAAAAGCAAAGGGTTTGCCAAGAACGATTGGACATACAGCTGGGGTTGAGGCTCTAAAAACTACTTTGCACTTGTGTAGTAATTGGGGCATAGGAGCACTAACTGTTTATGCTTTCTCAACTGAAAATTGGTCTAGACCTAGTGAAGAGGTGAATTTCTTAATGACTCTTTTTGAAAGTGCTCTTAAGCGTGAATTGACTAATTTAAAAGCTGAGGAAGTAAAAATCAATTTTTTGGGTGATCTTGATCCACTTCCTATTGCTTTAAAGGACTTAATAAAAGAGTCGGTTGAATCAACCTCCAACAATAAAGGTATTCATTTTAATGTGTGCACTAATTATGGGGGACGACGAGAATTAGTACGGGCTGCCCAAAAGTTGGCAGAACGTTCTGTTAAAGGTGAATTAGATCCTTCTTTAATAGATGAAAATGTATTTGCCTCTGAATTATTTACAGCTAGTGAGGTGGATCCAGACTTACTTATTAGAACTAGTGGTGAAAAAAGAATAAGTAATTTTCTTCTATGGCAATTAGCTTATGCTGAAATTCATGTTACAGATGTATTATGGCCAGATTTTAACTCCGATACTCTTACAAAGGCACTACTTGACTATCAATCTAGAAGAAGGAGATTTGGAGGTGTATAA
- the recR gene encoding recombination mediator RecR: MNGFTKPLSKLIDQFEQLPGIGPRTAQRLALHLLRQPEEKIRLFSEALVNAKSQVGQCKKCYHLTSGEKCEICLNKQRTQDLICVVAESRDLLALERTREYKGLYHVIGGLISPMDGIGPEMLEISSLIRRVDKEDIKEVILALTPSIEGDTTSLYVGRLLKPFTKVTRIAYGLPVGSELEYADEVTLSRALEGRRDLD, translated from the coding sequence CTGAACGGATTCACAAAACCATTATCAAAATTAATTGATCAATTTGAGCAATTGCCTGGAATAGGCCCTAGAACTGCTCAAAGATTAGCTTTGCATCTATTGCGTCAACCAGAAGAAAAAATAAGACTATTTTCTGAAGCTCTAGTTAATGCGAAGAGTCAAGTTGGTCAATGTAAGAAGTGTTATCATTTAACTTCAGGAGAAAAATGCGAAATCTGTCTAAATAAACAAAGAACTCAAGATCTCATTTGCGTCGTCGCCGAGTCCAGAGATTTACTTGCATTAGAGCGAACTCGCGAATACAAAGGTCTTTATCATGTAATTGGTGGTCTAATTTCTCCGATGGATGGTATTGGGCCAGAAATGCTTGAAATATCAAGTCTTATAAGAAGAGTGGATAAAGAAGATATCAAAGAAGTCATCCTTGCCTTAACACCAAGTATTGAGGGAGATACTACTAGTCTTTATGTTGGAAGATTATTAAAACCTTTCACAAAAGTTACTCGTATTGCTTATGGACTTCCTGTTGGAAGTGAGTTGGAATATGCCGATGAAGTAACACTTTCGCGTGCTTTAGAAGGACGTAGAGATTTAGATTAA